The following proteins come from a genomic window of Amphiura filiformis chromosome 16, Afil_fr2py, whole genome shotgun sequence:
- the LOC140136597 gene encoding lambda-crystallin-like yields the protein MATKSKEKISIVGSGLIGRSWAMIFASAGYNVVIYDVKQTQITEGLEFIKEQLKDLQSKGLLKGSLSPDEQMILIKGSTSLEETVRGAKYIQECVPEVLEVKNKVFLEMEQFADDQTILASSCSGIQPSKFTEDVKRRHQCVVCHPINPPYHAPLVEVVPSPWTDPGVIRRTRALLEEVGQVPVTVNKEIRGFALNRVQYALVAECWRLINDGVITVEDMDRVMWAGLGPRYAFIGPFEVMHLNAEGLGSYLERYGQLMQDTVDSAGPPPTFSGPEATKIVEELNHLIPLDKLEERRKRRDERMSAVAKLKREMDAEDAEKQ from the exons ATGGCAACTAAATCAAAGGAAAAGATAAGTATTGTAGGAAG TGGTCTTATTGGACGCAGTTGGGCCATGATATTTGCGAGTGCTGGATACAATGTCGTCATTTATGACGTCAAACAGACTCAG ATAACGGAAGGACTGGAATTCATTAAAGAACAGCTCAAGGACCTTCAATCTAAAGGTTTGCTAAAAGGGTCTCTATCTCCTGATGAACAAATGATCCTTATTAAAGGGAGCACCAGTCTTGAGGAGACAGTGAGAGGAGCGAAATATATTCAG GAATGCGTTCCGGAGGTTCTTGAAGTAAAGAACAAAGTGTTTCTTGAGATGGAACAGTTTGCTGATGACCAGACTATACTTGCTAGTTCTTGTTCTGGTATACAGCCATCTAAATTCACAGAAGATGTTAAAAGGCGACATCAGTGCGTAGTATGCCATCCT ATCAACCCACCATACCACGCCCCTCTAGTGGAGGTGGTCCCATCACCATGGACCGATCCTGGTGTAATCAGACGTACAAGGGCGTTACTTGAAGAAGTTGGTCAAGTACCAGTGACAGTCAACAAAGAAATCCGAGGATTCGCGTTAAACCGTGTGCAATATGCTTTGGTTGCAGAATGTTGGAGATTGATTAAT GACGGTGTGATAACCGTTGAAGACATGGATCGAGTAATGTGGGCTGGATTAGGACCTCGCTATGCATTCATTGGACCATTTGAAGTCATGCATCTCAACGCAGAgg GTTTGGGCAGTTACTTGGAGAGGTACGGGCAACTGATGCAAGATACAGTGGATTCCGCGGGTCCACCGCCAACTTTCTCAGGACCAGAAGCTACCAAAATAGTCGAAGAGCTTAACCACTTGATACCATTGGATAAACTTGAGGAAAGACGAAAGAGACGGGATGAGAGAATGTCGGCTGTGGCCAAGTTGAAGAGAGAAATGGACGCCGAGGATGCCGAAAAGCAGTAA
- the LOC140135989 gene encoding lambda-crystallin-like isoform X1, which yields MASNGDMHKNNKIAIVGSGLIGRSWAMIFASAGYQVTLYDILPSQVSTALENIKGRLDDLKKAGQLRGSLSPEEQFNLITGTNDLKEAIQGAGFVQECVPEVLELKRKVFKQMEEFAGDETILSSSSSCITPSEITETLQRRKQCVVSHPVSPPYYAPLVEIIPAPWTDQAVVDKTRALMEEVGQVPETLRRELPGFALNRMQYALINESWRLVQDGLLSCADVDKVMWAGMGMRYAFIGPFEVMHLNAEGMASYLERYSKTIQNVSGDFGPNPTFDGEGYKQIVKEMDELIPLDQLEERRKARDARMAALAKLKHDMDGHEKTD from the exons ATGGCGTCCAATGGAGACATGCACAAGAACAACAAAATTGCAATAGTTGGCAG TGGTTTGATAGGCCGAAGCTGGGCGATGATATTTGCTAGCGCAGGATATCAAGTAACACTCTACGATATCTTACCGTCTCAG GTATCCACTGCACTAGAAAACATCAAAGGACGTCTAGATGACTTGAAGAAAGCTGGACAACTACGTGGTTCATTGTCACCCGAGGAGCAATTTAATCTAATCACAGGCACTAATGATCTCAAAGAGGCAATTCAGGGAGCTGGTTTTGTCCAG GAATGTGTACCAGAAGTGCTAGAActtaaaagaaaagtttttaagCAGATGGAGGAATTTGCTGGTGATGAAACTATATTAAGTAGTTCAAGTTCGTGTATTACGCCATCTGAGATTACAGAGACACtacaaagaagaaaacaatgtgTTGTTAGTCACCCG GTTAGCCCTCCCTACTATGCACCTCTCGTTGAAATCATTCCAGCTCCATGGACCGATCAAGCAGTGGTAGATAAAACCAGGGCATTAATGGAGGAAGTTGGTCAAGTTCCCGAGACTCTACGAAGAGAATTACCAGGGTTTGCACTCAACCGAATGCAGTATGCTCTAATTAATGAATCATGGAGATTAGTACAG GATGGTCTTCTGTCATGCGCAGATGTTGATAAAGTTATGTGGGCAGGCATGGGAATGCGCTATGCATTCATTGGACCATTTGAAGTAATGCATCTTAACGCTGAAG GTATGGCCAGTTATCTAGAACGCTACTCGAAAACCATACAGAATGTGTCGGGTGATTTCGGCCCTAATCCAACCTTTGACGGAGAAGGTTATAAACAAATTGTAAAAGAAATGGACGAATTAATTCCACTGGATCAACTGGAAGAAAGAAGAAAGGCTAGAGATGCTAGAATGGCTGCTTTAGCAAAACTAAAACATGACATGGATGGTCATGAGAAAACAGACTAA
- the LOC140135989 gene encoding lambda-crystallin-like isoform X2 yields MIFASAGYQVTLYDILPSQVSTALENIKGRLDDLKKAGQLRGSLSPEEQFNLITGTNDLKEAIQGAGFVQECVPEVLELKRKVFKQMEEFAGDETILSSSSSCITPSEITETLQRRKQCVVSHPVSPPYYAPLVEIIPAPWTDQAVVDKTRALMEEVGQVPETLRRELPGFALNRMQYALINESWRLVQDGLLSCADVDKVMWAGMGMRYAFIGPFEVMHLNAEGMASYLERYSKTIQNVSGDFGPNPTFDGEGYKQIVKEMDELIPLDQLEERRKARDARMAALAKLKHDMDGHEKTD; encoded by the exons ATGATATTTGCTAGCGCAGGATATCAAGTAACACTCTACGATATCTTACCGTCTCAG GTATCCACTGCACTAGAAAACATCAAAGGACGTCTAGATGACTTGAAGAAAGCTGGACAACTACGTGGTTCATTGTCACCCGAGGAGCAATTTAATCTAATCACAGGCACTAATGATCTCAAAGAGGCAATTCAGGGAGCTGGTTTTGTCCAG GAATGTGTACCAGAAGTGCTAGAActtaaaagaaaagtttttaagCAGATGGAGGAATTTGCTGGTGATGAAACTATATTAAGTAGTTCAAGTTCGTGTATTACGCCATCTGAGATTACAGAGACACtacaaagaagaaaacaatgtgTTGTTAGTCACCCG GTTAGCCCTCCCTACTATGCACCTCTCGTTGAAATCATTCCAGCTCCATGGACCGATCAAGCAGTGGTAGATAAAACCAGGGCATTAATGGAGGAAGTTGGTCAAGTTCCCGAGACTCTACGAAGAGAATTACCAGGGTTTGCACTCAACCGAATGCAGTATGCTCTAATTAATGAATCATGGAGATTAGTACAG GATGGTCTTCTGTCATGCGCAGATGTTGATAAAGTTATGTGGGCAGGCATGGGAATGCGCTATGCATTCATTGGACCATTTGAAGTAATGCATCTTAACGCTGAAG GTATGGCCAGTTATCTAGAACGCTACTCGAAAACCATACAGAATGTGTCGGGTGATTTCGGCCCTAATCCAACCTTTGACGGAGAAGGTTATAAACAAATTGTAAAAGAAATGGACGAATTAATTCCACTGGATCAACTGGAAGAAAGAAGAAAGGCTAGAGATGCTAGAATGGCTGCTTTAGCAAAACTAAAACATGACATGGATGGTCATGAGAAAACAGACTAA